A region from the Hydra vulgaris chromosome 10, alternate assembly HydraT2T_AEP genome encodes:
- the LOC136086646 gene encoding uncharacterized protein LOC136086646 isoform X1 — MFSALQTLVAVKTSELPKCIDLAVKTLLDLKTLEKNIKNKEYAQSVSNYLGVTGGLNVNDTTRCVLEKVFTNNLAKQLNWAGRCNKTGVKNLQVVHCVKDVVLKNESEISTNVVII; from the exons ATGTTTAGTGCTTTGCAAACATTGGTTGCAGTAAAGACAAGTGAGCTACCAAAGTGTATAGATTTAGCTGTTAAAACTTTACTTGATCTTAAAAccttagaaaaaaatataaaaaacaaggaATACGCTCAATCTgtt agTAATTACTTGGGAGTAACAGGAGGCTTAAATGTTAATGACACCACAAGGTgtgttttagaaaaagtttttaccaACAATCTAGCTAAGCAACTTAACTGGGCCGGGCGTTGCAATAAAACTGGTGTGAAAAATTTGCAAGTTGTTCATTGTGTAAAAG ATGtggtattaaaaaatgaaagcgAAATATCAACGaatgtagtaattatttaa
- the LOC136086646 gene encoding uncharacterized protein LOC136086646 isoform X2, whose amino-acid sequence MSLGTSVSDKIENAFLNNIAATLSPAFPLQLNNCAFPNKSNKDKKSILFANPTACNNSLVDFVKNVSPEATVPNSVLKLILEKLATNQQELIRVS is encoded by the exons ATGTCTTTAGGAACTTCAGTTTCTGATAAAATAGAAAATG CTTTCTTGAATAATATTGCTGCAACTCTTTCACCTGCTTTCCCACTCCAGTTAAATAATTGTGCATTTCCAAACAAGTCAAACAAag ataaaaaatcaatattgtttGCTAATCCGACAGCCTGCAACAACAGTTTggttgattttgttaaaaatgtatcaCCTGAAGCAA CTGTTCCGAATTCAGTCTTGAAATTAATTTTGGAGAAACTTGCAACAAATCAGCAAGAGCTTATACGCGTTTCTTAA
- the LOC136086443 gene encoding uncharacterized protein LOC136086443, whose translation MSCLVIKTSLVAVRALLFLPRPYFPCLPKDPRTLLNTPRKHVIKRLASGGEYSHIGLEKGIQQVLQGCVLPNADCLEVQFSTDGLPLFKSSSTSLWPILGMVKNNIIKTVFVIGVFCGREKSASAIEFFEDFITETLSLLQNGLIINGKHFTMKIHSFVCDAPARAFVKGIK comes from the coding sequence atgagttgcctagtcataaaaacatcTTTGGTAGCTGTTAGAGCACTTCTTTTTTTACCAAGACCATACTTTCCATGCTTGCCAAAAGATCCAAGAACATTACTAAATACCCCGAGAAAACATGTGATTAAGAGACTAGCTAGTGGAGGAGAGTATAGTCATATAGGACTAGAGAAAGGAATTCAACAAGTTTTACAAGGTTGTGTGCTCCCTAACGCAGATTGTCTTGAAGTTCAATTTAGTACGGATGGATTACCTCTTTTCAAAAGCAGTAGTACAAGTTTATGGCCCATACTTGGTATGGTAAagaacaatattattaaaacagtgtTTGTGATTGGTGTTTTTTGTGGCAGAGAAAAATCAGCAAGTGCTATAGAATTTTTTGAAGACTTTATTACTGAAACTTTGTCACTTCTTCAAAACGGATTAATAATTAATGGAAAACATTTTACTATGAAAATTCACTCATTTGTTTGTGATGCCCCTGCAAGAGCTTTTGTTAAAGGTATCAAATAA